A portion of the Adhaeribacter radiodurans genome contains these proteins:
- a CDS encoding PhoH family protein, translating to MTETQKAKRAPARKKTETPPKTKKIFVLDTSVILYDHSAVEHFEENDVAIPITVLEELDNFKKGNDIKNFEAREFIRFIDQLSHENKLQDWLPLNGKNKGNFRVLMTHDSPVDAEKVFNERKADHKILNSALQLQHEMPDSKVILVTKDINLRLKARALNLPAEDYETGKVQNVNALYTGNDRLENAPATLINELYETGISTNLEVLTQEPQDNHYYILKSFKNSVLAYYNPVERRLERVDKLTGYGIKPRNAEQAFALHAIMNPNVKLVTIQGVAGTGKTLLTLAGAIEQRRNYKQIYLARPIVPLSNRDIGFLPGDIKSKINPYMEPLWDNLKFIQNQFIETSKEHQKLKELTEQEKLVITPLAYIRGRSLSNIFFIVDEAQNLTPHEIKTIISRAGENTKIVFTGDIYQIDTPYLDTQSNGLSYLIDKAKNHPLYAHITLLKGERSELANLANDLL from the coding sequence ATGACCGAAACCCAAAAAGCAAAAAGAGCTCCTGCCCGAAAAAAAACGGAAACTCCCCCTAAAACAAAGAAGATTTTTGTGCTGGATACCTCTGTTATTCTCTACGACCACAGTGCCGTAGAGCATTTTGAAGAAAATGATGTAGCTATTCCGATTACTGTTTTAGAAGAACTCGACAATTTTAAAAAAGGTAACGATATTAAAAACTTTGAAGCCCGTGAATTTATTCGCTTCATCGACCAACTATCGCATGAAAATAAGCTCCAGGATTGGTTGCCGCTTAACGGTAAAAACAAAGGTAACTTCCGGGTATTAATGACCCATGATTCACCGGTGGATGCCGAAAAAGTGTTTAATGAGCGTAAAGCCGATCATAAAATTTTGAACTCAGCCTTGCAACTGCAGCACGAAATGCCGGACAGCAAGGTAATTCTGGTAACCAAAGATATAAACCTTCGCTTAAAGGCCCGCGCCTTAAACCTGCCCGCCGAAGATTATGAAACCGGTAAGGTGCAAAACGTAAATGCTTTATATACCGGTAACGATCGTCTGGAAAATGCCCCGGCTACCTTAATAAATGAGTTGTACGAAACCGGCATATCTACCAACCTCGAAGTATTAACGCAAGAACCCCAGGACAATCATTATTATATTTTAAAGAGTTTTAAAAATTCGGTGTTGGCTTATTATAATCCGGTAGAACGGCGACTTGAGCGGGTAGATAAATTAACGGGCTACGGTATAAAACCCCGTAATGCCGAACAAGCATTTGCTTTACACGCCATTATGAACCCGAATGTGAAATTAGTAACTATTCAGGGGGTAGCTGGTACGGGTAAAACTTTACTTACTTTAGCGGGTGCTATTGAACAGCGGCGCAACTACAAGCAAATTTACTTGGCGCGCCCCATTGTTCCGCTCAGTAACCGCGACATTGGCTTTTTACCCGGCGATATTAAATCAAAAATAAATCCGTACATGGAGCCGCTCTGGGATAACCTTAAGTTTATTCAGAACCAATTTATCGAAACCAGTAAAGAACACCAGAAATTAAAAGAATTAACCGAACAAGAAAAATTAGTAATTACGCCGCTGGCTTATATTCGGGGCCGGAGTTTATCGAACATTTTCTTTATCGTGGATGAGGCGCAAAACCTTACTCCCCACGAAATTAAAACTATAATTTCCCGGGCTGGCGAAAATACTAAAATTGTGTTTACCGGTGATATTTACCAAATTGATACTCCTTACCTGGATACGCAAAGCAACGGGTTATCTTATTTAATTGATAAAGCCAAAAATCACCCATTGTACGCGCACATTACTTTATTAAAAGGAGAACGGTCGGAATTAGCCAATCTGGCCAACGACCTTTTATAA
- a CDS encoding GNAT family N-acetyltransferase translates to MQLNRINDLDQTMHLIELTAIYPLDYKAFFQQGLRDHPDCFRTSPGDERWAYFPTEGTPESFTLAAITEQQELMGVVSFERETSRNMRHKALLYRMYVSKQFAGNGIGKFLIQNTLDRARQLPGLEQVFLTVIASNVKAKSLYSSFGFEQFSHEKNAIKTSAGIYYHEEQMVLFL, encoded by the coding sequence TTGCAATTAAACCGAATTAATGATCTAGACCAAACCATGCACCTTATTGAGCTAACGGCCATCTATCCTTTAGACTACAAAGCTTTTTTTCAGCAAGGCTTGCGCGACCATCCTGATTGTTTTCGTACTAGTCCGGGTGATGAAAGATGGGCTTATTTCCCAACCGAAGGAACTCCGGAAAGTTTTACTTTGGCGGCTATTACTGAACAACAAGAGTTAATGGGCGTAGTAAGTTTTGAACGCGAAACTTCCCGCAACATGCGGCATAAAGCTTTACTGTACCGCATGTACGTGAGCAAACAATTTGCTGGTAATGGAATCGGGAAATTTCTTATTCAAAATACGCTAGATCGGGCCCGCCAATTACCCGGTCTGGAACAGGTCTTTCTTACGGTAATTGCCAGTAATGTAAAAGCTAAAAGCCTGTACAGTAGCTTTGGCTTTGAGCAGTTTTCGCACGAAAAAAATGCTATTAAAACTTCTGCCGGTATTTATTACCACGAAGAACAAATGGTTTTATTTTTATAA
- a CDS encoding DinB family protein, with protein MISKAPLSEVAPFYHRYLQQIPEGDILVRLQEQADDISKLLTSLSSEKQNFAYKSGKWTVKELFGHMIDTERIMAYRALCIARGEKQSLPGFEENDYVAAAQFSKREINSLLQEYQLQRHGNITLFASFDETTLQRAGTMNNNNATVRGILTIIAAHEFHHLQILKDRYQI; from the coding sequence ATGATTTCCAAAGCCCCCCTTTCTGAGGTAGCGCCTTTTTATCATCGTTATTTACAGCAAATACCGGAAGGAGATATTCTGGTTCGATTGCAGGAACAGGCAGATGATATTAGTAAATTGCTGACCTCGCTTTCATCGGAAAAGCAAAATTTTGCTTATAAATCTGGTAAATGGACCGTAAAAGAATTATTCGGCCACATGATTGATACCGAACGCATTATGGCGTATCGGGCACTTTGTATTGCCCGCGGCGAAAAACAATCTTTGCCCGGGTTCGAGGAAAATGATTACGTTGCGGCTGCTCAATTTAGTAAACGGGAAATAAATAGCTTGCTGCAAGAGTACCAGTTACAAAGACATGGTAACATTACTTTATTCGCGAGTTTTGATGAAACTACCTTGCAAAGAGCCGGTACCATGAATAACAACAACGCAACCGTAAGGGGCATACTAACCATAATAGCCGCCCACGAATTTCATCATTTGCAAATATTAAAAGATCGTTATCAGATTTAA
- a CDS encoding YkvA family protein, translated as MSTLTDKGLEISKKAIFHMLVKRASALLGKPVKISLLLKEAYDKFVDAKSSKSGFAQIKDVFFTLIRLVQAYANGSYRQIPTRSLLLGIATLLYLVMPLDIIPDFLPLIGYTDDLSVIAWFVTTFQSEITRFRSWETRHQDEEEPMVAVV; from the coding sequence ATGAGTACACTAACAGATAAAGGTTTAGAAATTTCTAAAAAAGCTATTTTTCACATGCTGGTTAAGCGAGCGTCGGCCTTGTTGGGCAAACCGGTAAAAATTAGCTTGTTGTTGAAAGAAGCTTACGATAAATTTGTAGATGCTAAAAGTTCGAAAAGTGGCTTCGCGCAAATAAAAGACGTATTTTTCACCTTAATCCGGTTAGTGCAGGCCTACGCAAATGGTTCATACCGGCAAATACCTACTCGTTCTTTACTTCTCGGAATTGCTACTTTGCTTTATCTGGTAATGCCCTTAGATATTATTCCGGATTTTCTACCTTTAATTGGTTATACCGACGATTTAAGTGTGATTGCCTGGTTTGTTACCACTTTTCAGAGTGAAATTACCCGGTTCCGGAGTTGGGAAACGCGCCACCAGGACGAAGAAGAACCTATGGTAGCGGTGGTATAA
- a CDS encoding SDR family oxidoreductase yields the protein MQNLKRVSILGCGWLGLPLAEHLVTNGYQVYGSTTTPEKLELFRQKNIQPFLINLSDLSESSTLIEFLDSDFLIISFPPRLRAGGESLYLPQMERLAKALKQSSVKQVLFISSTSVYRDVNGWVTENDLEALIKESPLYQAEILLQSSNHYKTTVFRFGGLVGGSRHPGRFLAGKMEVPQPESPVNLIYLDDSLQLCFRMIQNPIPHNEVFNAVADKHPSRQEFYTAAAKALQLAPPQFTMHDTPQYKIISNEKIKAALAYEFIRPDPMLFF from the coding sequence ATGCAAAATCTTAAGCGGGTTAGTATTTTGGGTTGTGGTTGGTTAGGTCTTCCTTTAGCCGAGCATTTGGTCACCAACGGTTATCAAGTATATGGGTCTACCACTACCCCCGAAAAACTAGAATTATTCCGGCAAAAAAATATTCAACCTTTTTTAATTAACCTATCCGATTTATCTGAATCTTCAACTCTAATTGAGTTTCTGGATTCGGATTTTTTAATAATTAGCTTTCCGCCCCGGCTCCGGGCGGGTGGAGAATCGCTTTACCTGCCGCAAATGGAAAGATTAGCAAAAGCTTTAAAGCAATCTTCCGTTAAACAAGTTTTATTTATTTCTTCTACTTCGGTTTACCGCGACGTGAATGGCTGGGTTACGGAAAATGATTTGGAAGCACTCATAAAAGAAAGTCCATTATACCAAGCCGAAATTTTATTGCAAAGTAGCAATCATTATAAAACAACTGTTTTCCGCTTTGGAGGTTTGGTCGGCGGCAGTCGTCATCCAGGTCGGTTTTTAGCCGGAAAAATGGAGGTGCCTCAACCCGAATCTCCGGTTAATTTAATTTACTTAGACGACAGCCTGCAGCTTTGTTTCCGAATGATTCAAAATCCAATTCCGCATAATGAGGTTTTTAATGCTGTTGCCGACAAACATCCCTCGCGGCAAGAATTCTATACGGCCGCGGCTAAAGCTTTACAATTAGCTCCCCCACAGTTTACAATGCACGATACGCCTCAATATAAAATAATAAGTAACGAAAAAATTAAAGCGGCTCTGGCTTACGAATTTATTCGCCCTGATCCAATGTTATTCTTTTAA
- a CDS encoding BaiN/RdsA family NAD(P)/FAD-dependent oxidoreductase has protein sequence MPETETIVVVGGGAAGFFGAITCAENNRKAKVILFEKTNKLLAKVRISGGGRCNVTHHCLNPNQLIQFYPRGGKFLKQPFKEFGAQETVAWFQQRGVRLHTEPDGRMFPDTNDSATIVNCLMSGANKAGVKVETSISVNKIVPLRAPDQPGEFELQLSDGKALFAHKVLVTTGGGPKIENYQWLQSLGLAIQEPVPSLFTFNVPRSPFQELAGVAVPKVKVKIAGQNLENEGPLLITHWGFSGPAILKLSAWGARVLQQLKYHFTILINWVPEHTEESLRAFLLQHRHDYSRRTVAAHPLFNLPHRLWKAILDLASINDQVKWSDLPAKNQNKLLEHLLRSPFEVRGKTTFKDEFVTCGGLDLNGINPKTMESKQFPGLYFAGEILDIDGITGGFNFQAAWTTAYLAGKAMAL, from the coding sequence GTGCCTGAAACAGAAACAATTGTAGTGGTAGGTGGTGGTGCGGCTGGTTTTTTTGGTGCAATTACCTGTGCGGAAAATAACCGGAAGGCAAAAGTCATTTTATTCGAGAAAACCAATAAGCTTCTGGCCAAAGTGCGGATTTCCGGCGGTGGCCGCTGCAACGTTACCCACCATTGCTTAAATCCGAATCAACTCATTCAGTTCTATCCCCGGGGCGGTAAATTTTTGAAACAACCTTTTAAAGAATTCGGGGCCCAAGAAACGGTAGCATGGTTCCAGCAGCGAGGTGTTCGTTTGCACACCGAACCTGACGGCAGAATGTTCCCGGATACGAATGATTCTGCTACAATTGTAAACTGCCTTATGAGCGGGGCTAACAAAGCCGGCGTAAAAGTAGAAACAAGTATAAGTGTAAATAAAATAGTGCCGCTTCGCGCACCGGATCAACCAGGAGAATTTGAGTTACAATTATCTGATGGCAAAGCGCTTTTTGCTCATAAAGTACTGGTAACTACGGGAGGCGGTCCTAAAATTGAAAATTATCAATGGTTACAATCTTTAGGCTTAGCTATTCAGGAACCGGTACCTTCGTTATTTACTTTTAACGTGCCCCGTTCGCCTTTTCAGGAATTAGCTGGTGTGGCTGTGCCCAAAGTCAAAGTGAAAATTGCGGGCCAGAATTTAGAAAATGAAGGACCTTTGCTCATTACCCATTGGGGCTTTAGCGGACCAGCCATCCTCAAGTTATCCGCTTGGGGAGCCCGGGTTTTGCAGCAGCTGAAATATCATTTTACTATATTAATTAACTGGGTACCCGAACATACCGAAGAATCGTTGCGGGCCTTTCTCCTGCAACACCGGCACGATTATTCCCGCCGTACAGTGGCTGCCCATCCGTTATTTAACTTACCGCACCGGCTCTGGAAAGCTATACTAGATTTAGCTTCCATTAATGACCAAGTTAAATGGTCTGATTTACCCGCTAAAAACCAAAACAAATTGCTGGAGCACTTACTCCGATCGCCCTTTGAGGTGCGGGGTAAAACCACTTTTAAAGACGAATTTGTTACGTGTGGTGGACTGGATTTAAACGGAATCAATCCGAAAACAATGGAGAGTAAACAATTTCCTGGTTTATACTTTGCCGGCGAAATTTTAGATATCGATGGAATTACCGGCGGATTTAACTTTCAGGCCGCCTGGACAACCGCTTACTTAGCGGGTAAAGCAATGGCTTTATAA
- a CDS encoding ferritin-like domain-containing protein, protein MDKEKEIVSVVHHLIERAKDGEKGYRTASHDVHEEDLKGLFRQYAVQRDSMITELQDQLHRMGKTDNESGSIEGTVHRAWLDLSSAIVARDRKRILSECERGEDYAVAAYEKAMKADLPQELKAIVEKQYQLVKEAHDHIRGLRDQA, encoded by the coding sequence ATGGACAAAGAAAAAGAAATTGTTTCGGTGGTGCACCACCTGATAGAACGCGCTAAAGACGGCGAAAAAGGCTACCGTACTGCTTCCCATGATGTACACGAAGAAGATTTAAAAGGTTTATTCCGCCAGTATGCCGTTCAACGGGATAGTATGATTACTGAATTGCAAGACCAACTGCATCGCATGGGTAAAACCGATAACGAAAGCGGCTCAATAGAAGGGACCGTTCACCGGGCGTGGCTGGATTTATCGTCGGCTATTGTTGCCCGGGATCGCAAACGTATTTTATCTGAATGCGAGCGCGGCGAAGATTATGCCGTTGCGGCCTATGAAAAAGCCATGAAAGCTGATTTGCCCCAGGAACTTAAAGCCATTGTTGAAAAACAATATCAACTGGTAAAAGAAGCTCATGATCATATCCGGGGTCTGCGGGACCAAGCATAA
- a CDS encoding Gfo/Idh/MocA family protein — MKKIKVGVAGLGFIGPAHIEALRRQPDIEVVAINDFSEEYARSKADSLGIEKSFGNFDNMLADPDIEVVHICTPNFLHYPMAKAALLAGKHVVCEKPLANTVAEAQELVELAAKTGLVNAIHFNLRYYPLIRHMRTMRVKGELGNVHSVIGSYLQDWLFYATDYNWRLEPDKSGESRAIADIGSHLIDLIEYITGLEITAVMADFSTVHPNRKKPTKPIETYSGKMLQPEDYQEVPINTEDYATVMIRFNDGSKGVVTVSQVSAGRKNRLSLEISGSNQTVSWCSESPNNVWIGKRDSANEVLMRDPALVHKESAQLISFPGGHNEGFPDTSKQLFKEVYAAVREGKQPAEPSYPTFADGLRELILCDKIIESNKKQAWVQV, encoded by the coding sequence ATGAAAAAAATAAAAGTAGGTGTCGCCGGCCTAGGTTTCATCGGTCCGGCTCACATCGAAGCGCTTCGTCGGCAACCAGATATAGAAGTTGTAGCTATTAACGATTTCAGCGAAGAATATGCTCGTTCTAAAGCAGATAGTTTAGGCATTGAAAAATCGTTTGGTAACTTCGATAACATGTTGGCCGATCCGGACATAGAAGTTGTGCATATCTGTACGCCCAACTTTTTGCATTATCCTATGGCTAAAGCGGCTTTGCTCGCCGGCAAACACGTAGTATGCGAAAAACCTTTAGCCAATACAGTAGCCGAAGCTCAGGAATTAGTAGAACTAGCCGCTAAAACCGGTTTAGTAAATGCTATTCACTTTAACCTGCGTTATTATCCGTTAATCCGCCATATGCGCACCATGCGGGTAAAAGGCGAACTAGGAAACGTGCATTCAGTAATAGGTTCGTATTTGCAAGACTGGCTTTTTTACGCTACTGATTATAACTGGCGTTTAGAGCCTGATAAATCCGGTGAATCAAGAGCTATAGCCGATATTGGTTCGCACTTAATTGATTTAATAGAATACATTACCGGTTTAGAAATTACTGCTGTAATGGCAGACTTTTCAACCGTACATCCGAACCGGAAGAAACCTACCAAACCAATTGAAACGTATTCCGGTAAAATGCTACAACCCGAAGATTACCAGGAAGTTCCTATTAATACCGAAGATTACGCTACGGTAATGATTCGGTTTAACGATGGCAGCAAAGGGGTAGTAACCGTAAGTCAGGTATCTGCCGGCCGGAAAAACCGTTTAAGCCTGGAAATCTCCGGTTCTAACCAAACCGTTTCCTGGTGTTCAGAATCGCCTAACAATGTTTGGATTGGTAAACGGGATAGTGCGAATGAAGTGCTGATGCGCGATCCCGCTTTAGTACACAAAGAAAGTGCCCAGCTTATCTCCTTCCCGGGTGGCCATAACGAAGGTTTCCCGGATACATCCAAGCAATTATTTAAAGAAGTTTATGCCGCAGTACGCGAAGGAAAACAACCCGCTGAACCTAGCTACCCAACTTTCGCTGATGGTTTACGTGAGTTGATACTATGTGATAAAATTATTGAAAGCAATAAAAAACAAGCCTGGGTTCAGGTATAA
- a CDS encoding B12-binding domain-containing radical SAM protein: MTKLKIGVIDLVSKGPTNTLWARTMHANLASIMPQVVATWCEQQGHEVTLMCYTGLEDLRRELPKNLDLVFLCSFTQAALLAYALSNYFRSQGTVTVLGGPHARCYPDDAVKYFDYVLGFTHQSTIIEVLEDCSPQRPIGKHLSANRQPAHLPGVKERWKFIEPTLKKAPFLQMVPMIGSVGCPYTCSFCIDATVPYQPMNFEVIKEDLRFLLTKFKRPYVGWHDPNFGVRFEDNMEAIASAAPLKSFRFIAESSLSILTEEHLQVMERSGFDALLPGIESWYELGNKSRTNRLAGEEKVNRISEHVNMMFRYVPYVQTNFVLGLDSDAGDEPFELTKRFVDLSPAAFPGYSLLSAFGEAAPLNLDYQRNGRVLPFPFHFLNNHLAMNVKPQNYEWLDFYDKVIDLTAYTFSKKAIYRRFVASPSRAAKWMNFMRAVSSEGFGRLRFYREVRNRLAGDQKFRQYFEGETQELPAFYKNIVQKDLGIWWQWLPEGAMEHNPNAYLHKKTNASIIV, from the coding sequence ATGACAAAATTAAAAATAGGTGTTATTGATCTGGTAAGCAAAGGGCCTACCAATACTTTATGGGCCCGAACGATGCACGCCAACCTGGCGAGTATTATGCCGCAAGTAGTAGCAACTTGGTGTGAGCAACAGGGGCATGAAGTAACTTTAATGTGTTATACCGGCTTGGAAGACTTACGCCGGGAATTGCCTAAAAACTTAGATTTAGTTTTTCTTTGTTCCTTTACGCAAGCAGCTTTATTGGCATACGCCCTTAGTAATTATTTTCGTAGTCAAGGGACTGTAACGGTTTTAGGCGGCCCCCATGCCCGTTGCTATCCGGACGATGCCGTTAAATATTTTGATTATGTCCTGGGGTTTACCCACCAATCTACCATCATAGAAGTATTAGAAGATTGTTCACCCCAGCGCCCAATTGGTAAACATCTTTCGGCAAACCGGCAACCTGCTCATTTACCTGGGGTAAAAGAGCGTTGGAAGTTTATCGAACCTACTTTAAAAAAAGCACCTTTTTTACAGATGGTACCCATGATTGGGAGCGTAGGTTGCCCTTACACCTGTTCTTTTTGCATTGATGCCACCGTGCCTTACCAGCCCATGAATTTTGAGGTGATTAAAGAAGATCTGCGCTTTTTGCTAACAAAATTCAAAAGACCTTATGTAGGCTGGCACGATCCTAACTTTGGCGTACGGTTCGAAGATAATATGGAAGCCATTGCTTCGGCGGCTCCTTTAAAAAGTTTTCGTTTTATTGCGGAAAGCAGCCTTTCTATTTTAACCGAAGAACACCTGCAGGTTATGGAGCGTAGCGGCTTCGATGCTTTGTTACCAGGAATAGAATCATGGTATGAGTTGGGAAACAAATCCCGGACTAACCGCTTAGCCGGAGAAGAAAAAGTTAATCGTATTTCGGAACACGTAAATATGATGTTTCGGTACGTACCATACGTACAAACCAATTTTGTATTAGGACTGGACAGTGATGCGGGAGATGAGCCCTTTGAACTCACTAAACGGTTTGTAGATCTTTCGCCGGCGGCTTTTCCGGGTTATTCGCTTTTAAGTGCTTTTGGCGAAGCAGCTCCTTTAAATTTAGATTATCAGCGCAATGGCCGGGTATTGCCCTTTCCTTTTCACTTTTTAAATAACCACCTGGCCATGAATGTAAAACCCCAAAATTATGAATGGCTGGATTTTTATGACAAAGTAATTGACTTAACTGCCTACACTTTCTCTAAAAAAGCAATTTACCGTCGGTTTGTAGCTAGTCCGAGCCGGGCGGCCAAGTGGATGAATTTTATGCGGGCCGTTTCTTCCGAAGGTTTTGGACGTTTGCGGTTTTACCGGGAGGTGCGTAATAGATTAGCAGGAGACCAGAAGTTCCGGCAATATTTTGAAGGCGAAACCCAGGAACTACCAGCATTTTATAAAAATATCGTTCAAAAAGATTTAGGAATTTGGTGGCAATGGTTACCAGAAGGAGCAATGGAACACAATCCGAATGCTTACCTTCATAAGAAAACAAATGCATCCATCATCGTATAA
- a CDS encoding fatty acid desaturase family protein encodes MSTKIKFTNTSNSTFFATTRQRVESYLKENTTSKYANKAMWVKTIFYLTGALTLYLLLLSNAFSVWTMLGLALLLGIFCAFIGFNICHDAIHGAFSANQKVNKLFSFVFNLIGASPYIWSISHNVVHHTYTNIPGHDEDIEVAPGLIRISEEEKVNKLHRYQHFYAFGVYSLASLSWVLRKDYIKFFQKKIGEHPTINHPKREYFNLFFYKAIYYFFFIALPLLVLDITWWQFIIGFVGLHLAEGLTLGLVFQLAHVVEGTDFPTPNEEGNMEEAWANHQMRTTANFATDNKMAGFLLGGLNRQIEHHLFPKVCHIHYPAISKIVKQTAHEFNLPYIESPTFWAALKSHYRMLKKFGHTAYHNQLRLVEVTS; translated from the coding sequence ATGTCAACCAAAATCAAATTTACCAACACGAGTAATTCAACGTTTTTTGCCACTACCCGCCAACGGGTAGAAAGTTACCTAAAAGAAAATACCACTTCTAAATATGCGAATAAAGCCATGTGGGTAAAAACTATATTTTACTTAACGGGCGCCCTCACTTTATACCTGCTTCTTCTTTCTAATGCATTTTCAGTCTGGACAATGTTGGGTTTAGCTCTTCTGCTGGGTATATTCTGCGCTTTTATTGGATTTAATATTTGCCACGATGCTATACACGGGGCCTTCTCCGCTAATCAAAAAGTAAATAAACTGTTCAGTTTTGTATTTAATCTAATTGGAGCCAGCCCCTATATTTGGAGTATTTCGCATAATGTGGTGCATCATACCTATACCAACATTCCCGGCCACGACGAAGACATTGAAGTAGCCCCTGGTTTAATCCGGATTTCGGAAGAAGAAAAAGTAAATAAATTACACCGCTATCAGCATTTTTACGCTTTTGGCGTGTATAGTTTAGCTTCTCTTTCCTGGGTGCTACGGAAAGATTATATAAAGTTTTTTCAGAAAAAGATTGGCGAACATCCAACCATTAACCATCCCAAACGCGAATATTTTAATTTGTTTTTCTACAAGGCTATTTATTATTTCTTTTTTATAGCTCTACCACTGCTAGTTTTAGATATTACCTGGTGGCAATTTATAATCGGGTTTGTTGGTCTGCATTTGGCCGAAGGACTAACCTTGGGCTTGGTATTCCAGTTAGCGCACGTGGTGGAAGGTACCGATTTCCCAACGCCGAACGAAGAAGGTAATATGGAAGAAGCCTGGGCCAATCACCAGATGCGCACCACTGCTAATTTTGCAACTGATAACAAAATGGCTGGATTTTTATTGGGTGGTCTTAACCGACAAATAGAACATCATCTTTTCCCGAAGGTATGCCACATTCATTATCCGGCAATTTCCAAAATTGTAAAGCAAACAGCCCATGAATTTAACCTGCCATACATTGAAAGTCCTACTTTTTGGGCCGCCTTAAAATCGCATTACCGTATGTTAAAGAAATTTGGCCATACTGCTTACCACAACCAATTACGATTGGTTGAAGTAACGAGCTAA
- a CDS encoding DMT family transporter, producing MAWFLLILAGLFEIGFTTCLTKAKEATGIYYFIWIAGFFISMSTSMFCLYRATLTLPMGTAYAVWTGIGAAGTAILGILFFKEPAELWRIVFITTLIGSIVGLKAVTH from the coding sequence ATGGCTTGGTTTCTTTTAATTTTGGCAGGTCTGTTTGAGATTGGATTTACCACTTGCCTTACCAAAGCAAAAGAAGCTACTGGTATTTATTATTTTATCTGGATTGCTGGTTTTTTTATTTCAATGAGTACCAGTATGTTCTGTTTATACAGAGCCACCTTAACCTTACCAATGGGTACCGCTTATGCTGTATGGACGGGAATTGGCGCGGCTGGTACCGCTATATTGGGTATATTATTTTTTAAAGAACCCGCCGAACTTTGGCGAATAGTTTTTATTACTACTTTGATTGGCTCTATCGTGGGCCTAAAGGCTGTTACTCATTAA